Within Bacillus sp. Marseille-Q1617, the genomic segment GCTGCGCGGCAGTGGTTTTTATATCGAAAGGCACCCGGAGGCTTAATTGATTCAGCCAGCGGAATACGTTTTCGTGCTCCACGGGTGAAATCATGTCTGCTTCTTTACCTCTTCCGATTGGCACAAGGAAGAAGACACTCCACAACACGCAATTTAACTCCTCTACCAATTCGGCCATTTCTTCAAGCATGTCGACATTATAGCGGGAGATGACGGTGTTGATTTGAAGAGGAAGTTCAAGTTCGTGAATGTAGTTGATCGCATTCATGGTCAAGTCGAATGAACCGGATGTTCCCCTGAAATGGTCATGTACTTCTGCTGTCGGTCCGTCCAGACTGAACGCCCAGCGAGCAAGACCTACTTCTTTCGCTTTCTCAATGGATTCCTTGGTAACATTGGGTGTTGCGCTTGGTGTCATGGAGACACGCACTCCTTTTTGAATCGCATAGGATGCAATGTCATATACGTCAGGCCGCATGAGCGGATCTCCGCCTGTGAACACCAGCATGGGGTTATTCATTTCATAGATGTCATCTATCAGTTTTTTTCCTTCTTCGAAATCCAATTCAAGCGGATGGCGTTTGTACTGTGCTTCTGCCCTGCAGTGAAGACAGTGAAGCTCACACGCTCTTGTTAATTCCCAGATGACGATAAATGGGTTTTCGTCGAAATTCATATCAAACATCTTATTTCCTCCCATCTTGCAATGATTGAAAGATTGATATGTTTAATGATATAGAAGGATGAGAGAGTAGTAAGTGAATTACATCACACACTTTCTTTTCTCTAAGGAGTAAGATAAAGGCATCATC encodes:
- a CDS encoding TIGR04053 family radical SAM/SPASM domain-containing protein encodes the protein MFDMNFDENPFIVIWELTRACELHCLHCRAEAQYKRHPLELDFEEGKKLIDDIYEMNNPMLVFTGGDPLMRPDVYDIASYAIQKGVRVSMTPSATPNVTKESIEKAKEVGLARWAFSLDGPTAEVHDHFRGTSGSFDLTMNAINYIHELELPLQINTVISRYNVDMLEEMAELVEELNCVLWSVFFLVPIGRGKEADMISPVEHENVFRWLNQLSLRVPFDIKTTAAQHYRRVVISEKMRQNKDKQKKIQYQDALHSGKTGQFDGLGRAPRGINDGNGFVFISHIGDVYPSGLLPIKAGNVRQQPLSEIYRHSPIFKDLRNPDKYKGKCGQCEFRYVCGGSRSRAYALTGDYMESEPACVYIPKSMRKKSV